In the genome of Verrucomicrobiia bacterium, one region contains:
- a CDS encoding DEAD/DEAH box helicase, whose translation MEYSAIKTILAGWKDHFTDVTLERGQSLQREGLVLTCEISMDGVTAVVQGSREDPYLVEIFWEQHYDDLSFSGGSCTCPMEFNCKHVAAAIFQALNNIKPSKPPAAKKLPQKPTIPHQLENWLAQLHQAAAPVVPAVAEVESQDPPERLVYILNFEGGTGAGTIPPRAQLGVNLQVLQRLPNGNYGSGRSCVIEYIIGNPQNEPCARPVDISILRRLKLSQPRETFYGPNFLTGDEGVKLLQEIIRTGRAHWRGTGKKHPALSLGPPRHAKLEWHADNRGMQSPGFAVTPPAGQILPLVPPWYLDESTATCGPLDTGLPSAVAHAWINAPTLKPDDAEIIGEELARRYPELQVPAPRRIEVETVANLKPTPCLRLYSQTIVQNRFAYRNAREPDTLDLNLARLEFDYAGHRVAFNSPITLIEQLSEGKLRRIQRQPKIESLASVQIRKLGFVEAYQHFGNYQLNKNIDALTFPDSNSWFNFCQTELPKLRAQGWQIDLDPNFRFRIAEPEEWYTDAEGGSGIDWFGVEMGVQLDGQKVNLLPILLSQIQINPRLISEETLATQKEDAFIPIRLADGRLLPFPVRRLKEMLGVLLELFDAKSLDSRGRLRLSKLRAAELSHANGWRWLGSNELRELSVRLRDFTGIKPIKPSPRLHATLRPYQQDGLNWLQFLREYGLAGILADDMGLGKTVQAIAHILHEREAGHVHHPSLVVAPTSLMTNWRQEVERFAPDLKLLILHGSDRKQHFENLPAYDLIVTSYPLLPRDQAVLLEQKFHYVILDEAQFIKNPKTQFAQIVCQLQAAHRVCLTGTPMENHLGELWSLFNFLLPGFLGDEARFRKNFRGPIEKGGSPERRQLLAKRVAPFILRRRKDDVVKELPPKTEIVQNVELSGPQRDLYETIRLAMHSRVREEVSSKGLSRSHIIILDALLKLRQVCCDPRLLKIDAAQKITESAKLQLLMDLLPEMISEGRRVLLFSQFTSMLALIETEITKAKIPYVLLTGQTTDRATPIAKFQNGEVPLFLISLKAGGTGLNLTAADTVIHYDPWWNPAVENQATDRAHRIGQDKKVFVYKLMTVGTVEEKILQLQSRKRELVASLLDDQSRDPVKLTPADLDLLFAPLA comes from the coding sequence ATGGAATATAGTGCCATCAAAACCATCCTCGCGGGGTGGAAAGACCATTTTACCGACGTGACTCTGGAGCGCGGCCAGTCTTTGCAACGCGAGGGTCTGGTGCTCACCTGCGAAATCAGCATGGACGGCGTCACCGCTGTTGTGCAAGGCTCGCGCGAAGATCCATACCTGGTCGAAATATTTTGGGAGCAGCACTATGACGACTTGTCATTTTCGGGAGGCTCATGCACTTGCCCGATGGAATTTAATTGCAAACACGTCGCTGCCGCCATTTTTCAGGCATTAAACAACATTAAGCCTTCCAAGCCGCCCGCCGCTAAAAAACTCCCGCAAAAACCCACGATTCCCCATCAACTGGAAAATTGGCTGGCGCAGTTGCATCAGGCCGCCGCACCCGTGGTGCCTGCTGTTGCCGAAGTTGAATCTCAGGATCCGCCCGAGCGGCTTGTTTACATTTTGAATTTTGAGGGTGGGACCGGAGCAGGGACAATTCCTCCGCGGGCTCAACTTGGTGTAAATCTGCAAGTTCTCCAACGCTTGCCGAATGGTAATTACGGTTCAGGCCGTTCCTGTGTCATTGAATATATCATTGGTAATCCACAAAACGAGCCTTGCGCGCGGCCGGTGGACATTTCCATTTTGCGCCGGTTGAAGTTAAGCCAGCCGCGTGAAACTTTTTACGGCCCCAATTTTCTTACGGGTGACGAAGGGGTAAAACTGCTTCAGGAAATTATCCGCACCGGGCGTGCTCACTGGCGCGGCACTGGCAAAAAACATCCCGCGCTTTCGCTGGGGCCCCCGCGCCACGCCAAACTGGAATGGCACGCCGACAATCGCGGCATGCAATCGCCGGGCTTCGCCGTCACGCCGCCAGCCGGCCAGATTTTGCCGCTGGTTCCGCCGTGGTACCTCGACGAATCCACCGCCACTTGCGGCCCGCTCGATACCGGCTTGCCTTCCGCCGTTGCTCACGCCTGGATCAACGCACCCACGCTCAAGCCCGACGACGCTGAAATCATCGGCGAAGAACTCGCCCGGCGTTATCCCGAACTCCAGGTTCCCGCGCCGCGACGTATCGAAGTCGAAACCGTCGCGAATCTCAAGCCCACGCCTTGCCTGCGGCTCTATTCGCAAACCATCGTCCAAAATCGTTTTGCTTATCGCAACGCGCGCGAGCCCGACACACTCGACCTGAATCTCGCCCGGCTTGAATTCGATTATGCGGGCCACCGCGTCGCATTCAATTCTCCGATCACGCTCATTGAGCAACTCAGCGAAGGAAAATTGCGCCGCATCCAGCGCCAGCCAAAAATCGAATCGCTGGCATCCGTGCAAATTCGCAAGCTCGGATTCGTCGAGGCCTACCAGCACTTTGGCAATTATCAACTCAACAAAAATATTGATGCTCTCACGTTCCCCGACTCGAACAGCTGGTTCAACTTTTGCCAAACCGAGCTTCCGAAACTCCGCGCCCAAGGCTGGCAGATTGATCTCGATCCCAATTTCCGTTTCCGCATCGCCGAGCCGGAGGAATGGTACACCGACGCCGAAGGCGGCAGCGGCATTGATTGGTTCGGCGTCGAGATGGGCGTGCAACTCGACGGCCAGAAAGTAAATCTGCTGCCCATTCTTCTGTCGCAGATTCAGATAAACCCGCGCCTGATTTCTGAAGAAACGCTTGCCACGCAAAAAGAAGATGCGTTCATCCCCATCCGCCTTGCTGACGGACGCCTTCTGCCATTTCCAGTTCGCCGCTTAAAGGAAATGCTCGGCGTGCTCCTCGAATTGTTCGATGCCAAATCGCTCGATAGCCGTGGCCGCCTACGTCTCTCCAAACTTCGCGCCGCTGAACTTTCCCACGCCAACGGCTGGCGCTGGCTCGGCAGCAACGAACTCCGCGAACTCAGTGTCCGTCTGCGCGATTTCACCGGCATCAAACCCATCAAGCCTTCACCGCGCCTGCATGCGACATTGCGGCCGTATCAACAAGACGGCTTAAATTGGCTTCAATTCCTTCGCGAGTATGGCCTCGCCGGAATTCTCGCGGACGATATGGGCCTCGGCAAAACCGTGCAGGCCATTGCGCACATTCTTCACGAGCGCGAAGCCGGGCATGTTCATCATCCAAGTCTTGTTGTCGCACCCACGAGCCTGATGACGAATTGGCGGCAGGAAGTCGAGCGATTTGCGCCTGATCTCAAATTGCTTATCCTCCACGGTTCTGATCGCAAGCAGCATTTCGAGAACCTTCCGGCGTATGATTTGATCGTCACATCTTATCCGCTGTTGCCGCGCGACCAGGCCGTGCTCCTCGAACAAAAATTTCACTACGTCATTCTCGACGAAGCGCAGTTCATCAAGAATCCCAAAACGCAATTCGCGCAAATCGTTTGCCAGTTGCAGGCTGCCCATCGCGTTTGCCTCACCGGCACGCCGATGGAAAATCATCTCGGCGAATTGTGGTCGCTTTTCAATTTTTTGCTTCCCGGTTTTCTCGGCGATGAAGCGCGCTTCCGCAAAAACTTTCGCGGCCCCATTGAAAAAGGCGGCAGCCCCGAGCGACGCCAACTCCTTGCCAAACGCGTCGCCCCCTTTATTTTGCGCCGCCGCAAGGACGATGTCGTCAAAGAACTTCCGCCCAAAACCGAGATCGTCCAAAACGTCGAACTCAGTGGCCCGCAACGCGACCTCTACGAGACCATTCGCCTCGCCATGCACTCGCGCGTGCGTGAAGAAGTTTCCAGCAAAGGCTTGTCGCGCTCGCACATCATCATCCTCGACGCGTTGCTCAAACTCCGTCAGGTCTGCTGTGACCCTCGCCTGCTCAAAATAGACGCCGCCCAAAAAATCACCGAGTCAGCCAAGCTGCAACTGCTCATGGACCTGTTGCCCGAAATGATTTCCGAAGGCCGCCGCGTTTTGCTTTTCTCGCAATTCACTTCCATGCTGGCCTTGATCGAAACGGAAATCACGAAAGCCAAGATTCCCTACGTCCTGCTCACCGGCCAGACCACCGATCGCGCCACGCCCATCGCGAAATTCCAAAACGGCGAAGTTCCGTTGTTCCTCATCAGCCTGAAAGCCGGTGGCACTGGTCTCAACCTTACCGCTGCCGACACCGTCATCCACTACGATCCGTGGTGGAATCCCGCCGTCGAAAATCAAGCCACCGACCGCGCGCACCGCATCGGCCAGGACAAAAAAGTGTTTGTGTATAAACTGATGACCGTCGGAACCGTTGAAGAGAAAATCCTGCAACTGCAATCCCGCAAGCGCGAACTCGTCGCCAGCCTCCTCGACGACCAATCCCGCGACCCCGTCAAACTCACCCCCGCCGACCTCGACCTCCTCTTCGCCCCGTTGGCCTAA
- a CDS encoding J domain-containing protein, with protein sequence MAVQFKDYYQVLGVARAASDDEIKKAFRKLARVYHPDVAKNKKEAEAKFKEINEAYEVLSDPAKRKKYDELGPNWKQGAEFRPPPQWQQEYRQGRPGSRGQPGMPDMDFEFGGTTGFSDFFEQIFGGRARGGGARAGGFAQEEMSERGRDVEGDIMVTLEESMTGSVRAVSLRRKTVCPTCNGTGEKNRRPCPTCGGSGEVSKEETYQVKIPAGVTDGQRLRVSGRGEAGANGGAAGDLYLRVRLAKHPDFEVSGHNLIYEAELAPWEAVLGTNLSVPTMNGDVNIKIPAGTQAGQKLRVRGRGLPERSGPAGDLIVVARIEVPSQLTDEERKLWTQLASVSHFDPREK encoded by the coding sequence ATGGCCGTGCAATTTAAAGATTATTATCAAGTCCTCGGCGTCGCCCGCGCAGCGAGCGATGACGAAATCAAAAAAGCTTTCCGCAAGCTCGCCCGCGTTTACCACCCCGACGTCGCCAAAAACAAAAAAGAAGCCGAAGCCAAGTTCAAGGAGATCAACGAAGCCTACGAAGTCCTCAGCGACCCGGCCAAACGCAAAAAATACGACGAACTTGGCCCCAACTGGAAACAAGGCGCTGAATTCCGTCCGCCGCCGCAATGGCAGCAGGAATACCGCCAGGGCCGGCCCGGTTCGCGTGGCCAGCCCGGCATGCCGGACATGGATTTTGAATTCGGCGGAACCACCGGCTTCAGCGATTTCTTCGAGCAGATTTTCGGCGGACGCGCCCGCGGCGGGGGCGCACGCGCGGGCGGTTTTGCCCAGGAAGAAATGTCCGAGCGCGGTCGCGATGTCGAGGGCGACATCATGGTCACGCTTGAGGAATCCATGACCGGTTCCGTCCGCGCCGTTTCGCTCCGGCGCAAGACGGTTTGCCCCACCTGCAACGGCACTGGCGAAAAAAATCGCCGCCCGTGCCCAACGTGCGGCGGCAGCGGCGAAGTTTCCAAAGAAGAAACTTATCAAGTCAAAATTCCCGCCGGTGTCACCGATGGCCAGCGCCTGCGCGTTTCCGGCCGCGGCGAAGCCGGCGCCAACGGCGGCGCTGCGGGCGATCTTTATCTTCGCGTGCGCCTGGCTAAGCATCCTGACTTTGAAGTTTCCGGCCACAATTTGATTTACGAAGCCGAACTCGCGCCGTGGGAAGCCGTCCTTGGAACGAATCTTTCCGTGCCCACCATGAACGGCGATGTAAATATAAAGATTCCCGCTGGAACCCAAGCCGGTCAAAAACTTCGCGTGCGCGGACGCGGTTTGCCCGAACGCTCCGGTCCCGCTGGCGACTTGATCGTCGTCGCCCGCATCGAAGTCCCTTCGCAACTCACCGACGAAGAGCGCAAACTTTGGACCCAACTGGCCAGTGTCTCGCATTTCGATCCTCGCGAAAAATAA